The Candidatus Hamiltonella defensa 5AT (Acyrthosiphon pisum) DNA window GCATGATGACTATAGGCGAAGTTTGCCCAAACAGGCAAGGGATTTTTAATCACATCAAGCACGAAGGTCGTTTCCATTGATGATGACACTTCCCGCGCCAGGTTGTTCATGCGTTGCCGCCCATGCTGACGCAGCCAGGTTCGGAGGGTATGAGTATGGCAAGCTATTTTGGGAGCGATAGAGCGAATGGTTTGAGCCATGAAATGCAGACTCATGAGATATGCCTTTTTTTCTTGTTTTTCCTGAATTTTGTTTCATAGTTCAGGTCCTTCATGGAATTGATATTCCTGAGACCAAAGCCGGCTATCCTGATATGTAGCCGGCTTTACCTTCCAGCTATCCTGAATGCTGTGTTTTATTGCTGTCACTTTTTTTCCTTCCATACACCCGTAATGTGGCCTTCACTTGAGAATCTCTGCTTGCCATATGTTGACGATGCGCGGCCATAATCTTTTCTTCCTCTTTTCTATCAATACCGCCGTCGTGCTGAATCGATCCCAGAATCAACTCATCCACAGCACTGCCTGTCACGTTGCTGCGCAAGCCCATGTGATACAGCTCCACGTTATCCAGGGTGTCTGGTTCAGGCATCGGCACCACCAGGGTGTTTGAGCGCTCAGCAAAGTACTCTGCCACTAAACTTGATTGGCTTAAGCTCTGTAAGGCCAACAGCTCATCCACGCTAAAAAATCGACATCCTTTGCTTTCATATAACCGATTGTTAAATTTGATGTCGCTCATGCCTAAATAAGCGGCGGCGACAGATCGTCCCCCTTCAATTTTTTTCAACATCTCATGAATCAATTCGCGTTTTTCCATAATGTGCTCTTGGCCTCTATAGTGATGTTTAGTGGAATATTTTGAGAAGATGGACCATGATAAAATCAAGTCATCTTTCTGGATGTGGAAAAAGATCGGGTAAATCAGGGCGAATTTCGTAGGCTAAAACTTTTCCTTCTGTTGCCCTGACAAGTAATGGGACGATTTCTGCTGATACTCGTTTTCGACCATGTAGCCAGTCACAGATCGTTGATTGAGCTTTACCGCATTTCTGAGCCAAGATTTTTTGTGTTCCCAATAAAGAAATCGCTTTTTCTAATCCTACATTTTTCATAAATCGGTTCTCCTGTTCTTTGAGAACAATTTTAAACGTTAAATCAGTCAAATGTCAATCGTTTTAACGATTTTGATCTATTATCGATTAAGCGATAGAATTAAATGAATAAATAAAGGGAAATGAATCGAGTGAACTTTTCAGAAAGATTGAAGCTGGCTATGAAAGAAGCGGGTTATACACAAGGCTCTTTGGCTAAAAAAGTCAATATGGCTCAATCTAGTGTATGGCGACTCGTCAGCGGAGGGGGTGAAAGCTCAAAAAAAATATTTCCAATCGCCCAGATTTTGGGTGTAAACCCCGCATGGCTTGCAGAAGGGGTGGGAGAAATGCGGCCTCATTTGAACACAAGTCAGTCCTTTTCATCTTTTGATACTGTTGCAGGCTATTCCCTGAATCAAGAAGTGCAAAAAGAAGTGTATCCGTTAAAAATATATCACCGTATTGACGGAGTGCTTTCCCCCAGCGTCGGGGGTGAAAAGGATTTTGAAGTTATGTTTTGGCTTCCCAAAGTTGTTTTAATGCAAACGAATGCTTCGATTGATGATTCTATCGCCGTGGTTGCTCAAGATAATAGTATGTCTCCTATTATTAATGAAAAATCCATGGTGATATTTGATACGAGCTATAAAGAGATTAAAAATGGGAAAATTTATGCCATTTCTTTTGGTGGTATTAGTATGTTCCGCACATTATTCGTGCTTCCGGAGGAAAAAATACGTTTAAAGAGTCATAATTCTGCTGATTATCCTGAGGTGATTGTTCCTATGAATGAGCTAGTTGTCATAGGAAAAGTGTATTATGTTTCAGGAATCATTGATTAAGTCTCGTTTTCAGCCCGCTGATTCTAGCGGGCTTTCATCTCTTTTTTTAAAGTCCCCTCATCGCATCTGAAATTAACTTAAAAATCAAACGTTTTACAATTGAAAAGAGTTAATTCCATGAATTCAAAGCTTATCTTTAATATCACTCAATCACTCGAACTATAAAAAATAATCTTAAAAACGATTGACACTGAAAGTTTTTGTGTATTGCTTCAAAATTTTTTCATATTGTTTCTCATGTTCCATCTGGTTCTTGATGATTTTATTCAGTGATGAGGCCTTTATTTGGTTACCAAATCGCATTGAAGAATCTAAATTTTTTCCTTGAGACTTCTGTATTATGCCTTCGATCATGTGTCCCCAACAACAACCACTCAATGTTTTTTGAGAATAGCTTAAAACAGAGCGAAGCTTTCCTTTAGACTGACTCGGCTGCTTGATGAGTTGTTCGGCATCACATGTTTCTAGAACATGTGCGACGTGAAAGTTGCACCACAGAAGTCCCTTGAAAAAGGGTAAGGTTGATCCGAAACCTTATTGCCACTTACTCGGTGCAAGAGGAGTAATTCTCTTGTGCTAAGCGAGAATGAAAGCCTAACTAAAGTATTAAGCTGAATAAGAAATAGGGGCAAGGCAAAACTGAAATGGGTTGAATAAAGTGAATCTCCGTTATTAAAATGTCGTAAGCAAGTAAAACACGAAATCAGATGTTACGTGTTATGGGGAAGTTTAACGACAGTTAGAAACGGGTAAAGAAGAGTGTTCGTTCTTTACGACGGATCCCGTTCCCCGGTATAGAGGAGGCAGCCCACTCAATGTATCTTCATGGTGTGAAACACGGTAACCCCACTAATCTTTTAGTGTTGATGTAAATACTAAGAGACAGTGGGCATAAGACGTTCCAAAAAGCGAAGGCAATCAGCCGAAAGGCAACTGGAAATCATAACAGGATTGATAGAGGTAATTACTTTACTCTGAAAAGAGGCTGACGTGGAACGGGTGACTTACCCATATAATCCTTTACCAAGGTTATGAATTGATTTAGAAGAGTTAGATGCCTATGGCAAACGTAATAAATCAAAACTATGAACAACAACTGGAATGGCATGCTATTAACTGGCGTGTTGTGACAGCCATGATTAATAATCTAAGGCAAAGAATATATAGGGCTTCAGCAACAGGTGACTTAAAGAAAGTCAGAAATCTGCAAAAACTCATGATGAAATCAAGAGCTAACCATCTTCTGGCTATCAGGAAAGTCACTCAGGTCAATCGGGGAAAACACACGGCTGGAGTAGATAATCAGGTAATTAATGACCATAAAGGACGAGAACATCTTTATAAGTTATTAAGCCAAACAACTTCAGAAAAGGTTTATCCAGTAAAACGAGTTTACATAGCAAAAAAGAATGGAAAAAAACGCCCTCTTGGGATCCCAACCATTCTCGACCGCTGTAGACAAGCGATAGTTAAATCGGCGCTGGAACCTTATTGGGAAGCAAAATTTGAACCAGTCAGCTACGGATTTAGACCGGGGCGAAGTGCCCATGACGCAATACAAAAAATTTTCTGTATTGCCAGAGCACGAGGGACACGGCACTGGGTACTAGATGCAGATATTAAAGGCGCATCTGACAACATTGACCATAATTTTCTCATAAAAAAAATCGGGGGATTCCCCGAAAGAAACATGATTAAACAATGGTTACAAGCCGGTGTGCTGGAACATGGCAACTATATACCCAATGTTGCAGGTACTCCGCAAGGCGGGATTATCAGTCCACTACTGGCCAATATTGCACTCCACGGAATGGAGACCTTACTGGGTATTCAATACTGGAAAAACGGCACGCCAAAACAAGGGCAACCTTATGCAGTAGTTCGTTATGCGGATGATTTTGTCGTATTCGGTAAATCCCGTGAAGAGTGCGAAACTGCCAAAATAAACTTGCAAATTTGGTTAGCTCAGAGAGGGTTAGCTCTTTCTGAAGAAAAAACCAGTATCAAACACTTGAAGGAAGGATTCGACTTCCTGGGATTTAATATACGACATTATGACAATCGCCACAGAAAACGGGGATATATATTGTTAACGAAGCCCTCAAAGGAGTCGATGAAAAGGTACAAACAGCAAATGAGAATGACCTGGAAAGGTATTATCGGTATGCCGACACAAGAAGGAATAAGACAACTGAATGCCAAGATAATAGGATGGTGTAATTACTATCGTATTGGTGCTTCAAAAAGAACATTCAGTGCATTAGACCAATGGATGTGGATCCGCCAACGTAGATATTTGTATCGACGTCATCCCAATAAACACTGGTGGTGGCGAAGAAAACACTACTTAGGCAAGATACCAGGTAGAGAAGACTATTCAGTATTTATGGATAAATCAACCGGTGGATTTCTTTGGAAGCATGCATGGACAAAAATACAGCGTCATTGGCTAGTTCCAAAAAATGCTTCCCCCGACAATCCGGAATTGCGTGACTATTGGCGTAATAGGCAGGCACGTAAACAGCCTTTTATTTACGGTGTCAAAGTTAACCTCTATAAGCGACAGAAAGGTTATTGTCCTCTCTGTGATCAAGAGTTGGACAATGGTGAACAATTGCATGTTCATCATATTCAGCCTAAAGCTGAAGGGGGTGACAACAAGCTGGCTAATCTAAGATTGTTACATGCTAATTGCCACAGACAATTACATAGCAAAAAAGGAAAAATGTTGAAGTGAGTAAGTTGCGTGAGCCGTATGCGGGGTAACTCGCACGTACGGTTCTTGAGGGAGTGGGCACTTGCGGCCTGCTTACCTAATCTAACATTTCTGATAAATATGGTTGAGTGGTTGAGGTTTTCGCATACTCATAAGGATCTCTTAACATATTTTCAATATGCGAATGAAATGCGGGTTGTACATAGTTCCTAATCCAATTAAGAAACATGCTCTTATTGGTATCGTTCATTGCTCCAGGTTTATCTGATTTTCCCCAATCGTTTTTTTGTATGCCAGACCAATCTTCTTTGGTAAGTATGTTAGATACGGTAGAGTATATTATCGTTAAAAGAAAAGCGTATTCATCAGCTGTTTTTAAGTAATGCCGTTTTTCCCCAATTTCGTCTGCAGAGTTAAGTTTTACAGCGTCCCACAATTTAGGTGTGATATATTCTGGTGTGCGGACGGAATCAAGGTTAGTTACTGAGCCTGCTCTTATTCTATCTTCTACATCAAAAAAAGTAACATTTTTTCCGTTAAAACCGCAATTGTTCATTTTTATGTCAGCCAGGAAGGTGTCTCTTTTATGTAATGTTGTCAAATCTCTTAAGGCATTTTGGAAATAAGCAGGATGCATAAAATTGTTATTTTTCACGCAATCAATGAGATTCGAACCTCCATAAGGAGTAATCATTTTGTCAACATCGACTGCTATACCAGCTTTTATAGTTGACGTTCCAACTAAATCGTCGTGATTATTACAGTCTGTATTAAATGGGGGAGATTTTTCTGGACTATGTAGTTCAAGAAAAACATGTGAGCCATCCATTCGAGAAACATATTTAGAACCGCCTTTTAGATTTTGATTTGAATCTAATTGTCTAATTGGACGGTAATGAATACGTTCATATTTATGAACATCATTTACCTTATAAAAAAATACGGCATCTTTGTATTTTTCGCCTGTAATTTTATTTTCATAATCACCGTGATAAGTTATTTCTTTATATCCGAGAGAATTTTTATCAATTTTTTCTAATTCATTTTTAGGAAATGAGATACATGATTCTTTAGCAAAATCTTTTTCAGATATTGTCTCCATTTGAAATTTATTCGATTTTTGAGAGACTGTTAGTTTTTTAAAAACATTACAAATATTAGTTATGGTTCTGCCAAATCTGGAAAATAATGATTTATTTATTTGAGGATTTTTAGTGTAAATTAATTTTACATCGTGTGATGCAATTTGTGAATTACTGTAATTTTTTGATTTTAAATTAAATTTAAGCATGATTTTTTATAAAATTGATGATTTATGAAATATTAATTTCATCAATATTAGTTGTTTTCATCAAATTAAACTTTCAAAAAACGCTCATTTTCTTTTTTTTGATGCCTTTTCCTTAAAATCGTTCTTCGTAAAACCCAAGTGCACTTTTGCACCTGAATAAGGTCCATTACGTCAGTTATCCTAGGGGTTTTCCTCCTTAGGAGGCACCATGCCTGATATTCTCATCCGCTTTTTTACCCATACCTTCTTCGTATTTGTACTCCCTTTTGCCACTCAAAACAGATGAGCATTTCCCTCAACACCCCCTTTCGTTATACCCGCCTCAGTCAGGATGAAGTCGATTTTTTAACGCATCACTATCAGCAGCGAGGGTATCGAATGAAAAAATACCTCAACGAGGATGTCCGGTTGTGGGATTTGCTGGTGTGTCTGCCAGAAAGAGACCGCTTTCCCAAAACCCCTTTCTCGATGCTCAACCCCTTATGGCGATAAGAATTGAACTGCCTTTCCCGCCCAGTGTGAATCACTACTGGGTGCGCACCGCCCGTCGTGTTTACTTAAGCGAGGCGGCGAAACGGTTTCAGCGATTGACCGCCATCCAAGTCGCCCAATCGTCCATGAAACAGGGTCATCACCCCTTCCTTGGGGACGTCTCCGTACTGCTCACACTGTATCTGCCGGACAAACGGGTGAGAGACGTGGATAATTATCCCAAGGCGCGTCAATGGATGTCTGTCAACTTACGTTTAAGCTGCTGTTTTTTTAACCTCATACACCCTAAATTCTGAAGTCTTATGTCTTTGAATGCTGGGGCTGACATATTTCAGGAAAAAGCGAGCCAATTGATCGGAGTCTTTTTTTAGCCAAATTTTAAACATACCGATATTCGCTTCAACAAAATACACGGCTTTTTCTCCTGTGTTATTTTTTTCATTACTAATTAAAAAAGCAATTCGATGAGAAGATTGATTTGTAAAATCTAAAGTAATGTTTATTGCTTTTATTTCAGTAGTATCCCAAACTTTCTTTTGCAAAAAATTAACCAATAGCGCTGATTTTGTAGCGGGAAAACTACGAAGAGTACTATACTTCATGTTTCTTTGTTCTAAGTACGATGCGCTTGCAGTTGATGAATCTATCCTGCCTTGTAATTCAATTAAATTCTTCACATATGACAAATTAATTCTGCCTTTTCGCTGGCCTTTTGAGAAATTCGGATAGAGTTTTTTTAGAAATCCTTCTACCTCATTGTCTGCTAAAAAATCCAGAGAAGCCGCCATGCACACGGCAGCGCAGATACCGTCAGGCAAAACTATATCAGGACGACCTTTAGATTGACTGAACGGCATTATCAACTCAACGCCTGGGGCTGAATTAAGTAAGACGCTCCTTTTTTTTTTGACCGAGGCGCTATCTGTTTTACTTTCTGGAGTTCGAATTTTTATCGAACTATCGTCGTAAAATTTCACGGGATATTTATTCTTTTTCAAGATAGATATCAACTCGTTTTTGCACTTATCTTCTTCTAAGGGTGTATTTTTGAAGTTAATTATTTGCAATTCTTTATTGGCTAATCTGATGATTCCATCACTTTGATTGATACCAGTTCCACTGATATCCAGATAGGTTAAGTTTGGGAACATGCTATCTATGTTTTCAGGCAACTCAATCAAATGAGGATTGTCGTTCAATTGTAATGACGATATTTTCTTAAAATTATTTTCGAGTAATGCTTTAGGAAAGTCGGTTAAACCGCACTGAGATAAAATGAGCGTATGGATTTTGCGATCCGAAATATGTTTTAACAAAGCTGAATTGATGAATTTTTCATCTGTAATACCTGTAAAGTCGAATATTTCTGTCCGGATTAACTCGTCTTCAAGTTTATTTAGATCAGGGCCGACGGGCTTAAAACCAATTTTTTCTAATAAAAAAACACCAAATTGTATTTGTGTATTTTGTATTTCTCGAAAAAATGAAAAAAATCGAGAGAATTGTTTTGCTGTATCAGTGTTTTGAGTCATTGAAGTTACAGCAGGAGCAGGCTGCCCCGCATAATCAAAGCTTCGAGTTATTGGCATGATTTTTTCCTAATATATAAATGGATGATTAAAGTTCGTTATAAGTATTCATTTTTATCAAAAAAAAACTTTAAAGAAGCGCTCAATTTTTATTTAATCTCTTGTCCTTCACTCCCCCCCCCCAAGTGCACTTTTGCACCTGAATAAGGTCTATTACGTCAGTTATCCTAGGGGTTTTCCTCCTTAGGAGGCACCACCTGATATTCTCATCCGCTTTTTTACCCATACCTTCTTCGTATTTGTACTCCCTCTTGCCACTCAAAACAGATGAGCATTTCCCTCAACACCCCCTTCCGTTATACGGGCATCAACAGCGAGGAAGCCGATTTTTTAACGCATCACTATCAGCAGCGAGGGTATCGAATGAAAAAATATCTGAACGAGGATGTCCGGTTGTGGGATGTGGTGGTGTCTCTGCCAGAAACAGCCCGCTTTCCCAAAACCCCTTTCTCGATGCTCAATCCCCTCTGGCGGTGGCATGAGAATTGAACTGCCTTTCCCGCCCAGTGTGAATCACTACTGGGTGCGCACCGCCCGTCGTGTTTACTTAAGCGAGGCGGCGAAACGGTTTCAGCGATTGACCGCCATCGAAGTCGCCCAATCGTCCATGAAACAGGGTCATCACCCCTTCCTTGGGGACGTCTCCGTACTGCTACACTGTATCTGCCGGACAAACGGGTGAGAGACGTGGATAATTATCCTAAAGGCGTATTAGATGCCCTGACCAAAGCAGGGATTTGGGCCGATGACGCACAGGTCAGAGTGATGACGGTGAAGAAATTCGATGCCGATAACAAGATTAAAAATGGCAAATGTGTGGTGGTCATTGACGACTATATCGAGGAGGAAACCGTATGAAAGAGATTCGATATCGATTGACCGCCTGGGGCAACTGGGCAGGCACGCGGGTGGGGACGGAATATCCCGTGTCCTCCTGGCCTGTGCCCATGGCAAGTAGTGATATAGCTAAACGACATAAGAATAGTTACATAATATGTTCTGAAAACAAGGTATTGATGTCGCATTGAAGTTCTCTTCTTTTTCTTTTAGCTTGAGCCCATGTGTGCTCAATAGGGTTGAACTCGGGCGAATAAGGAGGCAAATATTCAATAGAATGACCGGCGTTGAGAATGGCGTGTTGAATATCTTTTCGCTTGTGGAAAGAAGCGTTATCCATCATCATCACGCACGGATGAGGAAGAGCGGGTAGGAGCAGCTGAGTGACCCAGGCATAAAAAACATCGCTGTTAATGGAGCAGTTAAAGAGGCCCACCGCGATGAGAGTGACCCCTAATAAGGCACCAATGACGTTAGTGCGGCCCTTAGCCTGCCAATCGTGAGTCCCAAAACAGCGTTGACCTCGTGTAGCGTATCCGTAGAGGCGGGGCATATCGTGAGCAAAGCCGCTCTCATCGAGATAAACCAGAGATTTACCCTGCTTTTGATACCCCGCGATTTTTTCCTGGAACCCCTGTCGTGCCTCTTCGTTTGCCTTGGGATGACGCAGAGTTTTTTTTATAGGTCAGACCCCATCTTTTCAATGCTTGCCAGATGGCTTTGGGGCACACCCCGAAACGGGCCGCCCGTTCCCGTTGATAGCTATCTGGATACTCTGCCACATCTTTGATAAACGCCTCTTTATCCATCTTGCCTCGACGCGGACCCGAGGGTTTCGGTTCTATTCGCTTGAGCCAACGCCTGAGAGTATCTGTACCTACGTGAAAACGCTTCGCCGTTGCTCTGATGCTCAGTCCTTCTTTCTCTCGAATACTCAGGACTTTTTGACGAAAATCCACTGAATAACTCATAGTGACCTCATGCTAATTAGTTCTTTATATTGTAACTAAAATTAAATCGCTTAGCTATATCCGGCCGATGTTATCGGACAGTGAAGCAGAAAAGGTAGACCGTGCGGTCGCGAGGCTCAAACATTTTGATTCATTGGGCTATGAGATTGTCGTCGCCTGTTATCGAGGCAAGGCCTCTTGTCGGGCGATAGGGCGGCATTTAGGGCGAAAACATGATTATGTGTCGGCACTGTTGTCTCGTTCTGAAGCCTATATCGCGGGGATGATGGCGACATTTGTGGAGACAGCAGGATAAAAAAAGTACTTGACTGGCGGGCCAGTGGGCCACATAATTGCCCCATACTACGGTAGTTACAAACAGAACACAGAGCCCCCACTTCGGTGGGGGCTTTTTGCATTTTAAAATCCCCCCGTCTGGCGAAATGAACACACGATTCTTCGATGTCACCCTGCTCTCCCCCTATGACCATGCCTGAAAAAGAGCCTGGATTCTGGGTTGCGTTGCTGGCCTGGATTCGGGGTCATCAAGCCGACTTTGGCTACGCCAGCCTCGCCGCCCTGTTTTCGTTGTTACGCAATACTTGCGAAAAGCATCCTTGGAGTCGCCGACTGCTCGATGCCCTGTCGTGCAGTACGCTGGCGTTTTTTAGCCAACCCCTCCTGATGATGGTCGAAGGCCTGTTTCACGGCACCCTGCCGGCCTCCGCCCCTCAGGTGCTGGCCATTTACATTGGTTATGTGGGCACGGATTACCTTCGAGCCCGACTGCAATCCTGGACTGAGCGAAAAAATGGAGAGTCACGATGAACATCAGTCCTGAGGGTATTGAGCAGATAAAAGCGTTTGAGTCGTTGAGGCTGAAAGCCTATCTCTGCCCTGGCGGCAGATGGACGATTGGCTACGGGCATACGAAAGGCGTGAAGGCAGGTGACACAAGGCGGCAAGTGTGTTGTTGTAATTGATGAATATTGTTAAATCGTCGCTGTCTGAAAAAATCATTAATACACCAACAAGCTCAATCACATTTAAAATCCAAGGTCATAACGATGACTTTTTCAAACCAGCCGATATTGGTTAACGGCGACGCTTTGCCATACGTTAAAACACTTCCTGATGATTCTATCGACCTGATATTGACTGACCCGCCATACTACCGTGTTAAATCCTGTGCATGGGAAAGGCAGTGGAAAACAACCGGGCAATATCTGGCGTGGCTAAATGATTACCTCGTTGAATTCCAGCGGATATTAAAGCCAAACGGCAGTCTCTACCTGTTTTGTAGCGCAGAATTGGCCGCAGATACCGAAATTATGCCAAGAAATCACATGAGGATGTTAAATCACATTATTTGGGCTAAACCCTATGGTCGTGGGACTGGATGCTCAAAAGAATGGCTACGCTCATATTTTTCAAGCACCGAGCGAATATTGTTTGCAGAGCAGTACGGGGCAGAGGGTACAGCAAAAAATAAGGATGGCTATAAATGTGCTGAGTTAAAAAGCGAAGTGTTTGCTTCGCTGATTGACTATTTCATCACCGCAAAAAATCAACTCAATATCACGGGCAAAGAAATTGAACAGTATATGGGAAGCTATATGCATCGGCATTGGTTCTCGTATTCTCAGTGGCAGTTACCGAACAAAACACAGTATGAACGTTTGCAAGAATTCTTTTCGCAAAAAGCCGCAGAGAAAAAATCAGCGTCGTCTCTCTCCAAAAATCACCATCCACTGAGTTTCACGCACGACGAACTTCAGCGTGATTACGGTGAACTGATGAAAAGCCATGACGAACTTAAACGACAGTATGAAAACTTGCGCCGACCTTTTTCTGTCACCAAAGATGTGCCGTATACCGATGTGTGGAATTTTCCACCCGTACTGTACTATCCCGGTAAACATCCTTGTGAAAAACCCGCAGCCTTGCTTGAGCACATTATTAACGCCAGTAGCAAGCCGAAACATACTGTAGCAGATTTCTTTATGGGTTCCGGTTCGACGGTGAAAGCCGCAATTCAATCAGGTCGGCAAGCTATCGGCGTGGAGTTAGAAACAGATAGATTTTTGCAGACTAAAAAAGAAATAGAAAATCTTATTCCTCAAATCAATTACCAAGGTATGATTTTTTGACAAAGTGCTACCTTTCCCTCAGAAGAAACATACCCCATCATTCAAACACTCGAAATAAATAAACCTATCCATGAATAACATTGAAAAATACACAACGGGTACTGCCTATGGTGCGAGCGCGACGACGTTTCTATGCGGGGCGCTATCGCTTAGTGAATGGGCGCTGGTTACCGGGATTATCTGTTCATTACTGACCGTTGGGCTGAACTGGTACTACCGGCACAAGGAATACCGTTTCCGAACGAGAAACCCATCATGAATAATCAACTTAAAAAACGCCTTCTGGTGGCAACGGCAGGCGGTGTATTAGCACTTGCTGCTGTCCTGGTACAATGGCATGAAGGTAAGCGCTATAAGCCCTATCGTGATGGGGGCGGTGTGCTCACTGTTTGTCACGGTCATACGGGTAAGGACGTTACGCCAGAGGAAATCTATAGCGAAGAAGAGTGTAGCGAGTTGATGAGGCGGGATTTGCAGATAGCACGTTCCGTAGTTGAACATTATGTCACTTTCCCGCTATCCGATTTACAGAAAGCCGCCTTGACTTCATTTGTTTACAACATCGGCAGTGGGGCGTTTGAGCGCTCAACGCTGCTGAAAAAGCTGAACGTCGGAGATTTGAGCGGAGCCTGTGATGAGATGCGCCGCTGGAAATATGACGAAGGAAAAGTATCAAAAGGATTGATTAACCGTAGGGCCATAGAGCGCGAACTTTGTTTAAAGCCAGATTTACTCACCAGTCCGACTCAATGAGCCTTGGCATCGTGCTGGGCTTTTTTTCGCCTGCGCCCCGCTGCGCAAATCACACGTCGAAATATAAGGATTGTTATACAAAATTAACAAATAAAATAACATCTTAGCGTTAGTTTGATTAATCAATTCCTGGGTGAGATACTTTTATTTCACGAATATAATAATTTCCTTTATTATCAATATCTATATTCGCTTTCATACTCAAACAGGGATATTTAGCGTCCGGAAGACTTTGCTTATAAATATCAAATCTTTCATTTAAATGATTCTGTATTAGATTCAGTTCAACTTTAACTACATCATCTTTTTTTGTTGATATAGAGATACTTTGCAATTCGGGTGTTCCCACGAAGGACATTCCGTAACCAAGTTCGTGGATCCCATTTTTTATGGCTATAACCCCAGTTTGAGACGCTATCACATCCAGTGATTTTTTTTGCGCTTTTGGCATATTAACAGTAATTTTTTCAAGTTCTAATTCAGTTAAAAATCCATGTTTGTAAAGTTTAGAATTTAATGTATAAGTGAATCTAGTGGCATCTTTCTTTAATTGTTCTAAATTGAAGTCCCCACGATTCATGACACCGTCAAGACTATGGCTAACAGCACTTGTTATATCAATACTTTTCCCTGTAGTTGACAAATTTTCTATTGATAAAATATCGGTAATTAATAAATTAACCGTAAATAAATTATCATTAACTTCTGTTATCTTATAAGTGAATTTGTCTTTATAAGCCGGTGATACCATATCTCTCAATTGATTAAAACATTCTATTTTTCTGTCTGGATTATCATTATGGATAACATCAAACAATGCTTTCTTGGCTTCTTCTTTTC harbors:
- a CDS encoding phage holin family protein; its protein translation is MNNIEKYTTGTAYGASATTFLCGALSLSEWALVTGIICSLLTVGLNWYYRHKEYRFRTRNPS
- a CDS encoding DNA-methyltransferase, which encodes MTFSNQPILVNGDALPYVKTLPDDSIDLILTDPPYYRVKSCAWERQWKTTGQYLAWLNDYLVEFQRILKPNGSLYLFCSAELAADTEIMPRNHMRMLNHIIWAKPYGRGTGCSKEWLRSYFSSTERILFAEQYGAEGTAKNKDGYKCAELKSEVFASLIDYFITAKNQLNITGKEIEQYMGSYMHRHWFSYSQWQLPNKTQYERLQEFFSQKAAEKKSASSLSKNHHPLSFTHDELQRDYGELMKSHDELKRQYENLRRPFSVTKDVPYTDVWNFPPVLYYPGKHPCEKPAALLEHIINASSKPKHTVADFFMGSGSTVKAAIQSGRQAIGVELETDRFLQTKKEIENLIPQINYQGMIF
- a CDS encoding lysozyme; this encodes MNNQLKKRLLVATAGGVLALAAVLVQWHEGKRYKPYRDGGGVLTVCHGHTGKDVTPEEIYSEEECSELMRRDLQIARSVVEHYVTFPLSDLQKAALTSFVYNIGSGAFERSTLLKKLNVGDLSGACDEMRRWKYDEGKVSKGLINRRAIERELCLKPDLLTSPTQ